In Nicotiana tabacum cultivar K326 chromosome 17, ASM71507v2, whole genome shotgun sequence, one DNA window encodes the following:
- the LOC107786980 gene encoding CBL-interacting serine/threonine-protein kinase 12 codes for MATTTSSSSSNSKKENQVLILGRYEIGKLLGHGTFAKVYLARNIKTNECVAIKVIDKEKILKIGLIAHIKREISILRRVRHPNIVQLYEVMATKAKIYFVMEYVKGGELFNKVAKGRLKEEVARKYFQQLISAVAFCHARGVYHRDLKPENILLDEDGNVKVSDFGLSAISEQIKQDGLFHTFCGTPAYVAPEVLGRKGYDGAKVDLWSCGVILFVLMAGYLPFHDQNVMAMYKKIYKGEFRCPRWFSPELARFLTRLLDTNPERRITIPEIMNNRWFKKGFKHVKFYIEDDKLCSINDDVDDKEGVDSSSELSESESEMEIRRKPPSLPRPASLNAFDIISFSRSFDLSGLFEDGEDGGRFISGAPVPKIISKLEEIAKVVSFAVRTKDCRVSLEGSKEGAKGPLTIAAEIFELTPSLRVVEVKKKAGDRVEYEEFYHKELKPGLQNLTLEVDGPVDSSHLPSDTE; via the coding sequence ATGGCCACCACCACCAGCAGCTCCAGTAGCAACAGCAAGAAGGAAAATCAAGTTCTTATATTGGGTCGGTACGAAATTGGGAAATTACTAGGCCACGGTACATTTGCAAAAGTGTACCTTGCTAGGAACATCAAAACCAACGAGTGCGTAGCCATAAAGGTGATTGATAAAGAAAAAATCCTCAAAATAGGACTAATTGCCCACATAAAACGCGAGATCTCGATCCTGAGAAGAGTTAGGCATCCAAACATTGTTCAATTATACGAAGTTATGGCAACAAAAGCCAAAATCTATTTCGTGATGGAGTATGTGAAAGGTGGAGAGTTATTCAATAAGGTTGCTAAAGGCAGGCTTAAAGAAGAAGTTGCTCGAAAATATTTCCAGCAATTAATTTCAGCAGTGGCATTTTGTCACGCCCGTGGGGTGTACCATAGAGACTTAAAGCCAGAGAATATATTATTAGATGAAGATGGGAATGTTAAAGTGTCTGATTTCGGTCTAAGTGCTATTTCTGAACAGATAAAGCAAGACGGGTTGTTCCACACTTTCTGTGGTACCCCTGCTTATGTTGCACCTGAGGTTTTGGGTAGGAAAGGGTATGATGGGGCTAAAGTTGATCTTTGGTCATGTGGGGTCATACTTTTTGTGTTAATGGCAGGGTACTTACCATTTCATGACCAGAATGTTATGGCTATGTATAAGAAGATTTACAAAGGTGAATTTAGATGTCCTAGATGGTTTTCCCCTGAATTGGCTCGTTTCTTAACTCGACTTCTTGATACAAATCCTGAAAGGCGGATCACAATTCCAGAGATAATGAACAATAGGTGGTTCAAAAAGGGGTTTAAACATGTGAAATTTTATATAGAGGATGACAAGTTATGTAGCATAAATGATGATGTAGATGATAAAGAAGGAGTTGATTCTTCGTCTGAGCTGTCAGAGTCAGAGTCTGAAATGGAGATAAGAAGGAAGCCGCCTAGTTTGCCTAGGCCTGCTAGTTTGAATGCATTTGATATCATTTCATTTTCGCGCAGTTTTGACTTGTCTGGTTTGTTTGAGGATGGAGAGGATGGAGGGAGGTTTATATCGGGGGCTCCGGTGCCTAAGATCATAAGTAAATTAGAGGAAATTGCTAAAGTTGTGAGCTTTGCAGTGAGGACGAAGGATTGTAGAGTGAGTTTGGAGGGGTCTAAGGAGGGTGCAAAGGGACCTTTGACTATTGCAGCTGAGATATTCGAGTTGACACCATCTTTGAGAGTTGTTGAGGTGAAGAAGAAAGCGGGAGACAGAGTGGAGTACGAGGAGTTTTACCATAAGGAATTGAAGCCTGGGTTACAAAATCTGACGCTTGAAGTTGATGGTCCTGTCGATTCATCGCATTTGCCTTCAGATACTGagtag